A DNA window from Pirellulales bacterium contains the following coding sequences:
- a CDS encoding universal stress protein: MGTKKILFPTDLSHASDAALAHATALAKSTGATLLIVHVEEPPMAYGGGELYYGIPEPDTAALKKMLQAIVPTDPGVPYEHRLIVGEPATEIVELADAEHVEMIVMATHGRTGLGRLLMGSVAEAIVRRATCPVLTFKQPKPEPAKTT; this comes from the coding sequence ATGGGAACCAAAAAAATCCTCTTTCCGACCGACCTTTCGCACGCCAGTGACGCGGCGCTTGCGCATGCGACGGCATTGGCCAAGAGCACCGGGGCAACCCTGCTCATCGTGCATGTCGAAGAGCCACCGATGGCCTACGGCGGCGGCGAACTTTACTACGGCATTCCCGAGCCCGACACGGCTGCGCTCAAGAAGATGCTGCAAGCCATCGTGCCGACCGATCCCGGGGTGCCTTACGAGCATCGCCTGATCGTGGGCGAGCCGGCCACCGAGATCGTCGAGCTGGCAGATGCCGAACACGTCGAAATGATCGTGATGGCAACGCATGGTCGCACGGGCCTGGGACGACTGTTGATGGGGAGTGTCGCCGAGGCCATCGTGCGTCGGGCAACCTGTCCGGTGCTGACCTTCAAGCAGCCCAAGCCTGAGCCCGCCAAGACAACCTGA